In Erigeron canadensis isolate Cc75 chromosome 6, C_canadensis_v1, whole genome shotgun sequence, the following are encoded in one genomic region:
- the LOC122604667 gene encoding uncharacterized protein LOC122604667: MVKDLCFDGRKKRDPHEHLDKFEMICNLFNYGENQANNVKMKLFPMSLAGEAHKWLKGLAPNSLTTWEAVREALIERFFLANRERELRLIIRSFRQDEDESIVEAWLRMKDLLWECPGHGVSDTEIVGIFLDGMNMESYEKMVMTCGGSTTYKTSSEIWKMFEDMAKAQVSRSPSRDRRDRRTRRVVARVYGGETSEVVSEIRALSRHMDERFSMVENNFGGLERDVKIMAGGCVHCGGPHDADECDQMVREDVNYVHNQRSGQYQPLFQCGGNYQGRHQGNSSNSSNSFSNNRGGNFQNRWQKDDNQGPPQQQQPPSPPKQDDNGEEGSPLMAMMAKFLDKQEKREKAQEKRNASMENYSKLLNDKIGGLHVKIDESNRNNHALISNLEKRLDRMGNSKRQPGTLPSDTQQNPNQSQGGSWRSGDDKYKGPQHRNETVNAITTRSGKVTTPPKVNSFVSNASPSAENFDEEFDDEVEMESPPGVTTSVPKATPIKEPEVKPYKPKVPFPQCLRKEKLQDQYNKFFDMIKTVTINVPLVDLISGMPNYAKFIKELVTDKKKLDEAKATFMNEECSAVIKNKLPPKLADPGSFLIACSFGTKLSCKALADLGASINLMPYSVFTKLSLGRLRPTKMSIHLADHSFQYPMGVAENLQVQVGQFVFLVDFVILEMEEDTKVPLILGRPFLYTADAIIRVKDKEISLGVGDDRIVFKIKKALKHSYSSDDTCFKIDVIDDAVEVEMLELVGIEDGTRDERWASIGEADVASDQVEEIAEILAISMDETPLDDEEFEEIEAIPSGKLPTSLDNPPTDLELKPLPDHLEYAYLEGTSLLPVVISSSLSGEEKTKLMTILKAHKKAFAWKTSDIPGISPRFLQTQDKFV; this comes from the coding sequence ATGGTCAAGGATTTATGTTTTGATGGGAGAAAAAAGAGGGATCCTCATGAGCATCTCGACAAGTTTGAGATGATTTGCAACTTGTTCAACTACGGGGAGAACCAAGCTAACAATGTCAAGATGAAGCTTTTTCCTATGTCTCTAGCGGGGGAAGCTCATAAATGGTTAAAAGGGTTAGCACCAAATAGCTTGACCACATGGGAGGCGGTTAGAGAAGCTTTGATTGAAAGGTTCTTTCTGGCAAATCGGGAAAGAGAACTTAGGCTTATAATCCGTTCTTTTAGGCAAGATGAGGACGAGTCCATTGTTGAAGCTTGGTTAAGAATGAAAGATCTTTTGTGGGAATGCCCCGGGCATGGGGTAAGTGATACTGAGATTGTTGGCATATTCTTGGATGGAATGAATATGGAAAGTTATGAGAAGATGGTCATGACTTGTGGGGGTAGTACTACTTACAAGACTTCTAGTGAGATTTGGAAGATGTTTGAGGATATGGCTAAGGCTCAAGTTTCGAGGTCCCCTAGTAGGGATCGTAGGGATAGAAGGACACGTAGAGTAGTAGCCCGGGTTTATGGGGGAGAGACATCCGAGGTAGTTAGCGAGATCAGAGCGCTCTCAAGGCACATGGATGAGAGGTTTTCGATGGTGGAAAACAATTTCGGAGGATTAGAGCGTGATGTTAAGATCATGGCCGGGGGATGTGTTCATTGTGGTGGACCACATGATGCTGATGAATGTGATCAAATGGTTAGGGAAGACGTGAATTATGTGCACAACCAAAGATCCGGTCAATATCAACCGCTTTTCCAATGTGGTGGCAATTACCAAGGCCGTCACCAAGGTAACTCTTCAAACTCTTCTAATTCTTTTTCTAACAATCGTGGTGGCAACTTTCAAAATAGGTGGCAAAAGGATGACAACCAGGGACCgcctcaacaacaacaaccaccatcacctCCAAAGCAAGATGACAATGGGGAGGAAGGTTCGCCCCTCATGGCCATGATGGCCAAGTTCTTGGATAAGCAAGAAAAAAGGGAGAAGGCTCAAGAGAAGCGGAATGCTTCAATGGAGAACTATTCGAAGCTTTTGAATGATAAGATTGGGGGTTTGCATGTAAAGATCGATGAGAGCAACCGGAACAACCATGCCTTGATATCTAATTTGGAAAAGAGGTTGGATAGGATGGGGAACTCTAAAAGGCAGCCGGGTACACTTCCAAGTGACACCCAACAAAACCCAAATCAAAGCCAAGGAGGGTCGTGGAGAAGTGGGGATGACAAGTACAAAGGACCCCAACACCGAAATGAGACCGTAAATGCAATAACAACACGGTCCGGTAAGGTAACCACTCCTCCTAAAGTTAACTCTTTTGTTTCTAATGCTTCTCCTAGTGCAGAAAATTTcgatgaagaatttgatgatgaaGTGGAGATGGAGTCACCACCGGGTGTGACAACTTCGGTTCCTAAAGCTACACCAATCAAGGAACCCGAAGTCAAGCCATACAAGCCCAAGGTTCCATTTCCTCAATGCTTGAGGAAGGAAAAGCTTCAAGACCAATACAACAAGTTCTTTGATATGATCAAGACGGTGACAATCAATGTCCCACTAGTTGACCTCATTTCGGGCATGCCTAACTATGCCAAATTCATCAAGGAGCTAGTAACGGACAAGAAGAAGCTAGATGAAGCAAAAGCAACCTTTATGAATGAAGAATGCTCGGCGGTAATTAAAAACAAGCTTCCACCAAAGCTTGccgatccagggagttttctcaTTGCTTGTTCTTTTGGTACTAAATTATCTTGTAAAGCTTTAGCCGATCTTGGGGCTAGCATCAACTTGATGCCATATTCAGTTTTTACAAAGCTTTCGTTAGGGCGATTAAGGCCCACTAAGATGAGCATCCACCTTGCGGATCATTCCTTCCAATACCCGATGGGGGTGGCTGAAAACTTGCAAGTGCAAGTGGGccaatttgtttttcttgtggATTTTGTAATTTTAGAGATGGAAGAGGACACCAAGGTGCCCCTCATTTTGGGCCGACCATTCTTGtacaccgcggatgctatcattcGGGTGAAGGACAAGGAAATTTCCTTGGGTGTCGGGGATGATAGAATagtgtttaaaattaaaaaagcttTGAAACATTCTTATTCCTCTGATGATACTTGTTTTAAGATTGATGTGATAGATGATGCGGTCGAAGTTGAGATGTTGGAGCTCGTAGGTATTGAAGATGGCACAAGAGATGAACGATGGGCTAGCATTGGTGAAGCGGATGTTGCTAGTGACCAAGTGGAAGAGATTGCGGAGATCTTGGCTATTAGCATGGATGAAACTCCATTGGATGATGAGGAGTTTGAAGAAATTGAGGCAATCCCGAGTGGTAAGCTACCTACTTCGCTTGATAATCCTCCAACGGATTTGGAACTCAAGCCATTGCCCGATCATCTAGAATATGCTTACTTGGAGGGTACATCTCTACTCCCCGTTGTTATTTCCTCATCACTTTCGGGTGAGGAAAAGACCAAACTCATGACCATTCtaaaggcccataaaaaggcctttgcttggAAGACTTCCGATATACCCGGAATTAGTCCCCGATTTTTGCAAACACAAGATAAATTTGTTTGA